In Phycisphaerae bacterium, one genomic interval encodes:
- a CDS encoding 4Fe-4S binding protein, producing the protein MRITRRLLQLGFLVLTLVGVFAVGGHAERWCPFGGVEALYTYASAGNLICSLGVSNFYVLGGLLVLTLLMRRAFCGYACPIGTISEWLQALARRCGLRAWQVPYHLDRGLALLKYVVLGVIVYFTWTIGELVFRGYDPCYVLISRHGTDITMWAYVVSGALVLLSLAIIVPFCRWLCPLAAVFTPFSRIGLARVRRSGETCIDCGLCRRACPMAIPVDKVAEVTAARCTSCLECVAACPKRAGGALTWGPPRFIGGHWPQAVVIGVLLLCIGGAVAATYAFPLPSFIETIGEAPAQTASLRLRVQGVNCRHSSEQFVAYLRRDDEYSVRGYLRVEAWPQPGMADVRLVYDPTRTNEQGIKRAITEPYYDLAAGAWTFSAYRIEGYDPLAEP; encoded by the coding sequence ATGCGAATCACACGCCGCCTGCTGCAACTGGGTTTCCTCGTCCTGACGCTGGTCGGGGTGTTCGCCGTGGGCGGGCACGCCGAACGCTGGTGCCCGTTCGGGGGCGTCGAGGCGCTCTACACGTACGCGTCGGCGGGCAACCTGATCTGCTCGCTGGGCGTGTCGAACTTCTACGTGCTGGGCGGCCTGCTCGTGCTGACGCTGCTGATGCGGCGCGCGTTCTGCGGGTATGCCTGCCCAATCGGGACCATTTCCGAATGGCTGCAGGCGCTGGCACGGCGCTGCGGGCTGCGCGCGTGGCAGGTGCCTTATCACCTGGACCGCGGGCTGGCCCTGCTGAAGTACGTCGTGCTCGGCGTGATCGTGTACTTCACGTGGACGATCGGCGAGCTGGTCTTTCGCGGGTACGACCCGTGCTACGTCCTGATCAGCCGGCACGGGACGGACATCACCATGTGGGCCTATGTCGTGAGCGGAGCGCTCGTGCTGTTGTCGCTCGCGATCATCGTGCCGTTCTGCCGCTGGTTGTGCCCGCTGGCGGCGGTGTTCACGCCGTTCTCGCGGATCGGCCTGGCGCGCGTGCGGCGCAGCGGTGAGACGTGCATTGATTGCGGCCTGTGCCGGCGCGCGTGCCCGATGGCGATCCCCGTCGACAAGGTTGCGGAGGTGACGGCCGCGCGCTGCACCTCGTGCCTGGAATGCGTCGCTGCGTGCCCGAAGAGGGCCGGCGGGGCGCTCACCTGGGGGCCGCCGCGCTTTATCGGCGGGCATTGGCCGCAGGCTGTGGTCATCGGCGTGCTCCTGCTCTGTATCGGCGGGGCGGTCGCGGCGACTTACGCCTTCCCGCTGCCGTCGTTCATCGAGACCATCGGTGAGGCGCCGGCGCAGACGGCGTCGTTGCGGCTGCGCGTGCAGGGTGTGAATTGCCGACACAGCAGCGAGCAGTTCGTGGCCTACCTGCGCCGCGACGACGAGTACAGCGTCCGCGGCTACCTGCGGGTCGAGGCGTGGCCCCAGCCGGGGATGGCGGACGTGCGGCTCGTGTACGACCCGACGCGGACCAACGAGCAGGGCATCAAGCGCGCGATCACCGAGCCGTATTACGACCTGGCCGCGGGCGCGTGGACGTTTTCGGCGTACCGGATTGAAGGCTACGATCCGCTGGCAGAGCCATAG
- a CDS encoding CatB-related O-acetyltransferase has product MPIPRGPDPHDPFPIPEHPRLAYLKNHVTRPNIIVGDYTYYDDPAGVANFEANVLYHFDFIGDRLIIGKFCAVATGATFIMNGGNHAIAGFSSYPFSIFGHGWEADLPPDFAFPSRGDTVVGNDVWLGYDCLVMPGVRIGDGAIVASRAVVTRDVPPYHIVGGNPARTIRARFDEATIAALEEIRWWDWDAAKITRNLAAICGTDLARLRNAV; this is encoded by the coding sequence GTGCCCATTCCACGCGGGCCCGACCCACACGACCCGTTCCCGATCCCTGAGCACCCGCGGCTTGCGTACCTTAAGAACCACGTGACCCGGCCGAACATCATCGTCGGTGACTACACGTACTACGATGACCCAGCCGGAGTGGCCAACTTCGAAGCGAATGTCCTGTATCACTTCGACTTCATCGGCGATCGGTTGATCATCGGGAAATTCTGCGCGGTCGCGACCGGCGCGACGTTCATCATGAACGGCGGGAACCACGCGATCGCCGGCTTCTCGAGCTACCCGTTCTCGATCTTCGGCCACGGCTGGGAGGCGGACCTGCCGCCGGACTTCGCGTTTCCGAGCCGGGGCGACACGGTGGTCGGCAACGATGTGTGGCTGGGCTATGACTGCCTGGTCATGCCGGGCGTACGGATCGGCGACGGGGCGATCGTGGCGTCGCGCGCGGTGGTGACGCGGGACGTGCCGCCGTACCACATCGTCGGCGGCAACCCGGCGCGGACCATTCGCGCCCGCTTCGACGAGGCCACCATCGCCGCCTTGGAGGAGATTCGCTGGTGGGACTGGGACGCGGCCAAGATCACGCGCAATCTCGCGGCGATCTGCGGCACGGACCTCGCCCGTTTGCGGAACGCCGTGTGA
- a CDS encoding LPP20 family lipoprotein, which yields MCKPHWIVFGIALFGGMQLAPAQDASLEQARLLSKRAATADAYRKLAEIVYGLQINERTYVRDFATESDDIRSEVDSFIKGIRLGDPTYFEDGTCEVPAEVTVAKVVETLRSAHDRYYKGDDLKTADFESITRRIEKNVIRVIGTGVPRPDLPPDLPLGVMDALGPEPASSAAQPPVPSVWERVGPQARLMALRAARVDALRKLAERIKGLRLTARTQVRDFIAESDEITAQMDAFLKGAEEVRSYLHHDELIAEVTMRVPTEQVIATVKELHSRYYKGDDVKGHDIEDVVRSAVKREFEATGEGIPPPPYLRRYNESAAVPLPDWTMGPLEATGEGTDPALDTPQGRLKAARAAELDAKRKLAERIAGLEIEPGMTVRDFVARNESIRGLVDAVLVTALVTKTEISASAARVTVAVPGMQVWEIINGALAHLARH from the coding sequence ATGTGCAAGCCGCACTGGATCGTGTTCGGAATCGCCCTGTTCGGGGGGATGCAGCTCGCTCCGGCCCAGGACGCGTCGCTGGAGCAGGCCCGACTCCTGTCGAAGCGGGCGGCCACCGCGGATGCATACCGCAAGCTGGCCGAGATTGTGTATGGACTGCAGATCAACGAACGCACCTATGTGCGCGATTTCGCCACCGAGTCGGATGATATCCGCAGCGAGGTTGATTCGTTCATCAAGGGCATTCGCCTGGGTGACCCGACCTACTTCGAAGACGGCACCTGCGAGGTGCCGGCCGAGGTGACCGTGGCCAAGGTGGTCGAGACGCTGCGGTCCGCACACGATCGTTACTACAAGGGCGACGACCTCAAGACGGCCGACTTCGAGTCGATCACCCGCCGGATCGAGAAAAACGTCATCCGGGTCATTGGCACTGGGGTGCCGCGGCCGGATCTGCCGCCGGACCTACCGCTGGGCGTCATGGACGCGCTGGGGCCGGAGCCCGCGTCATCGGCGGCCCAGCCGCCTGTTCCGTCCGTCTGGGAGCGGGTCGGACCGCAGGCGCGGCTGATGGCGCTGCGGGCGGCGCGGGTCGACGCACTGCGGAAGCTCGCCGAGCGCATCAAGGGGCTGCGCCTCACGGCGCGCACGCAGGTGCGCGACTTCATCGCCGAAAGCGACGAAATCACCGCGCAGATGGACGCGTTCCTCAAGGGGGCCGAGGAGGTTCGCTCCTATCTGCACCACGATGAGCTGATCGCCGAGGTCACGATGCGCGTGCCCACCGAGCAGGTCATCGCGACGGTCAAGGAACTGCACAGCCGCTACTACAAGGGCGATGACGTCAAGGGCCACGACATCGAGGACGTCGTCAGGTCGGCCGTGAAGCGCGAGTTCGAGGCGACCGGCGAAGGCATCCCGCCGCCGCCGTACCTCCGCCGATACAACGAGTCGGCCGCGGTCCCGCTGCCGGATTGGACGATGGGGCCACTCGAGGCGACCGGCGAGGGCACAGACCCGGCGCTGGATACGCCGCAGGGCCGGTTGAAGGCCGCGCGGGCCGCGGAGCTGGACGCGAAGCGCAAGCTTGCGGAGCGGATCGCGGGTCTGGAGATCGAGCCTGGCATGACGGTCCGCGACTTCGTGGCCCGGAACGAAAGTATCCGCGGCCTGGTGGACGCGGTGCTGGTGACGGCGCTCGTGACGAAGACCGAGATCAGCGCGAGCGCGGCGCGCGTCACGGTCGCGGTCCCTGGCATGCAGGTCTGGGAAATTATCAACGGAGCGCTGGCGCATCTGGCGCGGCACTAG
- a CDS encoding CAAX prenyl protease-related protein, with translation MPNAQLETSRPVLFPAVDRLAEARPDIVLMAPLMVYIGLLSLIYAVPAPWQPVVIALRGLASLAVVWIFRRHLPPWGRPHWTIAIVGGALVAWGWVVGQAIFDQLGLGVRLPIMPGQRTVVDPRETLGAAKLFWTTWSLRLAVACIAVPVVEELFWRAFLLRAFIDWQNFERIPLGTFTWLSFLGTSAVSTLQHPDNWGVSILCWLVFNGVFYWTRSILCLVLLHGFTNLVLYLIVLRTGDWSFW, from the coding sequence ATGCCGAACGCGCAACTTGAAACCAGCCGCCCGGTTCTATTCCCGGCCGTCGATCGTCTGGCCGAGGCGCGCCCGGACATCGTCCTGATGGCCCCCCTGATGGTCTACATCGGCTTGCTGAGCTTGATCTACGCGGTCCCCGCGCCCTGGCAGCCCGTGGTCATCGCCCTGCGCGGCCTCGCCTCGCTGGCCGTGGTGTGGATATTTCGCCGGCACCTGCCGCCGTGGGGGCGACCCCACTGGACGATCGCCATTGTCGGCGGGGCGCTGGTGGCATGGGGTTGGGTGGTCGGGCAAGCGATCTTTGACCAGCTCGGCCTGGGGGTCCGGTTGCCCATCATGCCGGGGCAGAGAACGGTCGTTGATCCACGTGAGACTCTGGGCGCGGCGAAGCTCTTCTGGACCACGTGGTCGCTCCGCCTGGCCGTGGCCTGCATCGCCGTGCCGGTCGTCGAGGAACTTTTCTGGCGGGCGTTTCTCCTGCGGGCGTTCATCGACTGGCAGAATTTCGAGCGGATCCCGCTGGGCACGTTTACCTGGCTGTCCTTCCTGGGCACGTCGGCTGTTTCAACCCTGCAACATCCGGACAACTGGGGCGTCAGCATATTGTGCTGGCTGGTTTTCAATGGCGTGTTCTACTGGACGCGCAGCATCCTGTGTCTTGTCCTGCTACACGGCTTCACGAACCTCGTGCTGTATCTGATTGTGCTCCGCACCGGCGATTGGTCCTTCTGGTGA
- a CDS encoding TlpA family protein disulfide reductase, which yields MMRNGGRIQAVVCVVALAGAARALANEPPGGELPVDREQQLWERIMPLTQPVAATQPYEDWFEAARRQRQVLLTRLRLYLTVYPGGAHRDEALRLELVTLFELATLRDGALDELCARVEELLRAPPSADVGEEAAYWAILCRHRAARSATSRPTSAPVGTPDPTLLSLYREYFQTYPRSRYAPRLADLLFADAARRDDRAALQDVLTQMRTHFADHAVTAALEGQWRRITAVGESFWPALRTLDGREVHRSDYEGHPTLIIVWAGFDDRACRSVQEVNHLRSTHAELRVIGVALDETAAQTATAARELGLDWPQCNDELGWGGEFVRNWGVTHVPFVFILDRAGRLVGTATEADWAELARPALEPSPN from the coding sequence GTGATGCGAAACGGCGGCCGCATCCAAGCCGTGGTGTGCGTCGTGGCGCTGGCGGGCGCGGCGCGTGCGCTGGCCAACGAACCGCCGGGCGGCGAGCTGCCGGTTGACCGCGAGCAGCAGCTCTGGGAGCGCATCATGCCGCTGACGCAACCGGTGGCGGCCACGCAACCCTATGAAGATTGGTTCGAGGCCGCGCGCCGGCAGCGCCAGGTGTTGCTGACTCGCCTGCGGCTGTACCTGACGGTGTACCCCGGAGGCGCGCACCGCGACGAAGCGCTGCGCCTGGAACTCGTGACGCTCTTCGAGCTGGCGACCCTGCGCGATGGCGCGCTCGACGAGCTCTGCGCGCGAGTGGAGGAACTGCTGCGCGCCCCGCCGAGCGCGGACGTTGGCGAAGAGGCGGCCTACTGGGCGATTCTCTGCCGCCACCGCGCGGCGCGGAGCGCGACCTCGAGGCCGACCTCGGCACCGGTGGGCACGCCGGACCCGACGCTGCTCAGCCTGTACCGTGAGTATTTCCAGACGTACCCGCGCAGCCGCTACGCGCCGCGGCTGGCGGACCTGCTGTTCGCGGATGCGGCCCGCCGCGACGACCGTGCCGCCCTGCAGGACGTACTCACCCAGATGCGCACACACTTTGCCGACCACGCGGTCACCGCCGCGTTGGAGGGACAATGGCGGCGGATCACAGCGGTCGGGGAGTCGTTCTGGCCTGCGTTGCGAACGCTGGACGGGCGCGAGGTGCACCGCTCCGATTACGAGGGGCACCCGACGCTGATTATCGTCTGGGCCGGATTCGACGACCGCGCCTGCCGGAGCGTGCAGGAGGTCAACCACCTCCGGAGCACGCACGCGGAATTGCGGGTCATCGGCGTGGCGCTGGACGAGACCGCGGCGCAAACGGCGACAGCGGCGCGCGAGCTGGGGCTCGACTGGCCGCAATGCAACGATGAACTGGGTTGGGGGGGCGAGTTTGTGCGGAACTGGGGCGTCACGCACGTACCGTTCGTGTTCATCCTCGATCGAGCCGGGCGACTGGTCGGCACGGCGACCGAAGCGGATTGGGCGGAACTGGCCCGGCCGGCCCTGGAACCGAGCCCGAATTGA